A single Ptiloglossa arizonensis isolate GNS036 chromosome 2, iyPtiAriz1_principal, whole genome shotgun sequence DNA region contains:
- the LOC143155207 gene encoding methylglutaconyl-CoA hydratase, mitochondrial — protein sequence MGPLITNVRFNPTFRSFCTMVTKAMSTNAMLNPKDDAKEVILKYLDGKDNGIVVLGLNRPATRNALGQTLVNQLNDAISCIKEDTKLRVLIVRSLVPKIFCAGADLRERVKMDNSEASKFVCFLRNIMNNIETLPTPVISAIDGIAVGGGLELALATDIRVAASEAKLGLVETKLAIIPGAGGTQRLPRIVGPAKAKELIYTSRIFDGEHAMKIGLVNQVVPQNKDGDAAYQSALSIAREILPNGPVGVKVAKVAISKGFEVPIMDGLEIERQCYNKIMDTQDRIEGLAAFVSKRVPVYQGM from the exons ATGGGGCCTTTAATAACAAATGTCAGATTCAACCCTACTTTTCGTTCTTTCTGTACAATGGTAACCAAAGCAATGTCTACCAATGCAATGCTAAATCCAAAAGATGATGCAAAGGAAGTAATACTTAAATATTTGGATGGAAAAGATAATGGCATTGTGGTGTTAGGACTAAACCGGCCAGCTACTCGTAATGCACTTGGGCAAACTTTAGTTAACCAACTAAACGATGCTATCTCTTGCATTAAAGAAGATACAAAACTGAGAGTATTAATTGTGCGTAGCTTGGTTCCAAAAATATTTTGCGCTGGTGCAGATTTACGAGAAAGAGTAAAAATGGATAATTCAGAAGCTTCCAAATTCGTTtgttttttaagaaatattatgAATAACATAGAAACGCTACCAACTCCAGTTATATCTGCCATAGATGGCATAGCTGTGGGTGGAGGATTAGAATTGGCGTTAGCGACTGATATTAGAGTAGCAGCATCGGAAGCTAAATTAGGTCTTGTGGAAACAAAATTGGCTATTATACCAGGTGCTGGTGGTACGCAACGACTCCCAAGAATAGTTGGCCCTGCTAAAGCAAAGGAACTCATATATACATCACGTATATTTGATGGTGAACATGCTATGAAAATTGGTCTTGTAAATCAAGTTGTTCCACAAAATAAAGATGGTGATGCTGCTTATCAGAGTGCTCTATCCATCGCTAGAGAAATATTACCTAATGGTCCAGTTGGAGTCAA AGTGGCAAAAGTAGCAATATCAAAAGGTTTTGAAGTACCTATCATGGATGGACTTGAAATCGAAAGACAATGTTATAACAAAATTATGGACACACAAGACAGAATTGAAGGACTTGCAGCATTTGTATCAAAACGTGTGCCTGTATATCAAGGCATGTAA